A genomic stretch from Sphingorhabdus pulchriflava includes:
- a CDS encoding efflux RND transporter permease subunit, which produces MNVTEFAIRRWQLTLVLFSLLIALGYSAFTSIPRAVDPHFPLPVVVITAVQPGADAEEMEQTVAKPIEELMQGLEDVKEIVSTSNDSSAVIRAEFDWSGDPDRYFNDTVREVTAIRSRLPADLARLDFKKMRTTNASVLQIALVSETASWRRMEKYGRDISEAFSRYTAVRESEVHGLSQPEVTVAIKPERLAELRLPASSVADALKLGGADVSSGAVVSGTKRFNVEAGGAFKSLDTIRNLPLRSNEGTILRVGDVADVFWGAEETRSRVYHNGKRAIWITANQKAGTDATKLRNALMEELENQKKVLPPDIDVVLQFDQSRDIAKRLAELARDFSLALALVLITLLPLGWRAAVIVMVSIPLSLASGLVAVYAMGFNLSQLVVAGFILSLGLLVDDSIVVIENVSRHLRMGKERVQAAIDGTREISLAVLGSTGVLVFAFVPMLFLPEGAGKFTMSFIGTIIFTVTASLVISLTIIPFLASRLLKRDGDEHGNALLRWLMEKIDRFYRPVLHKGLENPRRTVWGALAVTLGAFALVPVLGFSLFPNADSSYFRVTVQAEQGSSLDETGRIVRKVSEILAKEPSIQVRAENVGRKNPSVFYNSFETAETSTIGEVLAVMDKWRGQESMAMVERIRKQLDQISGARVRLVLFQNGAPINAPVEFRVVGPDLAVLKQLAGKVQESLHKVPGTRDVVNPVATDRLDLDMQIDEGKAALLDIPAGSPRRIIRLALSGERAGSFRDNEGDSYPVTVRLPLNNTQPVSALDQIYVATRAGAPVALGDITDPKLVAVAPLITRRNLERTVEITAQTQDGALPSKITQAAKAELDKIKLPLGYSIRVGGEAEKINDTFSGFGPVILIALFIIFGILVAEFGEFREALVVAGVIPLGTFGGLIALLVTGNNLSFLAVIGFVALIGIEIKNSILLVDFTSQLRERGLGLRDAIEQAGEVRFLPVLLTSVTAIGGLLPLAMFGGNLYGPLAIVLIGGLISSTLLSRIVTPAMYLLVVRGREEKKEAARLAKEANSG; this is translated from the coding sequence ATGAACGTGACAGAATTTGCCATTCGTCGCTGGCAATTGACGCTGGTCCTGTTCAGCCTGCTGATCGCGCTCGGCTATTCGGCCTTTACCTCTATCCCGCGCGCTGTTGATCCGCACTTCCCGCTGCCCGTTGTCGTCATCACCGCAGTCCAGCCCGGTGCCGATGCCGAGGAGATGGAGCAAACGGTCGCCAAGCCCATTGAGGAGCTGATGCAGGGGCTGGAAGACGTCAAAGAGATCGTTTCGACCAGCAATGACAGCAGCGCCGTCATCCGTGCCGAATTTGACTGGTCGGGTGATCCGGATCGCTATTTCAACGATACCGTCCGTGAAGTGACTGCAATCCGCAGCAGGCTGCCCGCCGATCTGGCCCGCCTCGATTTCAAAAAGATGCGCACCACCAATGCTTCGGTGCTGCAGATCGCGCTGGTCAGCGAGACGGCAAGCTGGCGGCGAATGGAAAAATATGGTCGCGACATATCGGAGGCCTTTTCGCGCTATACGGCGGTGCGTGAATCCGAAGTGCACGGATTGTCGCAGCCGGAGGTCACCGTTGCGATCAAACCCGAACGGCTTGCAGAACTGCGCCTGCCCGCCAGTAGTGTTGCAGATGCGCTGAAACTGGGCGGTGCCGATGTTTCGAGCGGCGCTGTGGTCAGCGGCACCAAGCGTTTCAACGTCGAGGCGGGTGGGGCGTTCAAGTCGCTCGACACCATTCGCAACCTGCCACTTCGATCCAATGAAGGCACGATCCTGCGTGTCGGCGATGTCGCCGATGTCTTCTGGGGTGCGGAAGAAACGCGATCGCGGGTCTATCACAATGGAAAAAGGGCAATCTGGATCACCGCCAACCAAAAGGCAGGTACCGACGCCACCAAGTTGCGCAACGCGCTAATGGAGGAGCTGGAGAACCAGAAGAAAGTGCTCCCGCCCGACATTGATGTGGTGCTGCAATTCGACCAGAGCCGCGACATTGCAAAAAGGCTGGCCGAACTGGCGCGCGATTTCTCGCTCGCGCTTGCGCTGGTGTTGATCACGCTGCTGCCCTTGGGCTGGCGGGCTGCGGTGATTGTCATGGTTTCGATCCCGCTCTCGCTCGCCTCGGGACTGGTTGCGGTTTATGCCATGGGCTTTAACCTCAGCCAGTTGGTGGTGGCCGGTTTCATCCTGTCGCTTGGCCTGCTGGTCGACGATTCGATCGTGGTGATTGAAAATGTCTCGCGCCATTTGCGGATGGGCAAGGAGCGGGTGCAGGCCGCTATAGACGGGACTAGGGAGATCAGCCTTGCAGTGCTGGGCTCCACCGGCGTTCTAGTATTTGCTTTCGTTCCGATGCTCTTCCTGCCCGAAGGAGCGGGAAAGTTCACGATGAGCTTCATCGGTACGATCATCTTCACCGTAACGGCGTCGCTGGTCATCTCGCTCACAATCATTCCCTTCCTCGCGAGCCGGCTGCTCAAACGCGACGGTGATGAACATGGCAATGCGTTGCTGCGCTGGCTGATGGAGAAGATTGACCGTTTCTACCGGCCTGTGCTGCACAAGGGGCTCGAAAATCCGAGGCGAACCGTATGGGGCGCGCTGGCTGTTACGCTGGGAGCATTTGCGTTGGTACCCGTTCTGGGATTCAGCCTGTTTCCCAACGCCGATTCATCCTATTTCCGTGTGACGGTGCAGGCAGAGCAAGGTTCAAGCCTTGATGAAACCGGCCGGATTGTGCGCAAGGTATCGGAAATCCTTGCGAAGGAGCCTTCGATACAGGTTCGCGCCGAAAATGTGGGCCGCAAAAACCCGTCGGTTTTTTACAACAGCTTTGAAACTGCAGAGACCAGTACCATTGGAGAAGTGCTCGCCGTGATGGACAAATGGCGCGGGCAGGAAAGCATGGCGATGGTCGAGCGGATCCGGAAACAGCTTGACCAGATCAGCGGTGCCCGGGTGCGATTAGTACTGTTCCAGAACGGTGCACCTATAAACGCACCCGTCGAATTTCGCGTGGTTGGTCCTGATTTGGCGGTGCTGAAGCAATTGGCCGGAAAGGTTCAGGAAAGCCTGCACAAGGTGCCGGGAACGCGCGATGTTGTAAATCCTGTGGCCACCGATCGGCTCGATCTTGATATGCAGATTGACGAGGGTAAGGCCGCTTTGCTCGACATTCCTGCAGGTTCGCCAAGGCGCATCATTCGACTGGCGCTCTCGGGCGAACGGGCCGGCAGCTTCCGTGACAATGAAGGGGATAGCTATCCCGTCACCGTCCGCCTGCCATTGAATAATACGCAGCCGGTTTCGGCACTGGATCAGATTTATGTGGCCACGCGGGCGGGTGCCCCTGTCGCCTTGGGTGACATTACCGATCCGAAGCTGGTCGCGGTGGCGCCGTTGATCACGCGCCGCAATCTGGAAAGAACGGTAGAAATAACCGCACAGACCCAGGATGGTGCGCTGCCTTCGAAAATCACCCAAGCTGCTAAGGCGGAATTGGACAAGATCAAGCTTCCGCTCGGATATTCCATTCGTGTCGGTGGTGAGGCAGAGAAGATCAACGATACTTTTTCCGGTTTCGGGCCAGTCATCCTCATCGCATTGTTCATCATCTTCGGCATATTGGTTGCAGAGTTTGGCGAGTTTCGCGAAGCACTGGTGGTCGCGGGGGTAATCCCGCTCGGCACCTTTGGCGGTCTGATCGCCCTGCTGGTGACGGGGAACAACCTGTCCTTCCTCGCCGTCATCGGTTTCGTTGCCTTGATCGGAATCGAGATCAAAAATTCGATCCTGCTCGTCGATTTCACCTCGCAGTTGCGCGAGCGTGGGCTGGGACTGCGCGACGCCATCGAGCAAGCTGGTGAAGTGCGCTTCCTGCCAGTGCTCTTAACTTCGGTTACCGCAATCGGTGGCCTGCTGCCGCTCGCCATGTTCGGCGGCAATCTTTATGGCCCACTTGCGATCGTGCTGATCGGCGGACTTATTTCCTCCACCCTCTTGTCGCGTATCGTGACGCCCGCCATGTATCTGCTCGTGGTACGCGGCCGTGAGGAAAAGAAGGAGGCCGCACGTTTGGCAAAGGAAGCGAATAGTGGCTGA
- the msrA gene encoding peptide-methionine (S)-S-oxide reductase MsrA: MAEAIFAGGCFWCTEAVFKQLDGVQSVESGYIGGSVEDPDYKTVCSGTTGHAEAIRIGFDADVIGYSDLLDIHFATHDPTQLNRQGNDIGTQYRSAIFPLDDEQRAEAEAAIVRAQADWPTPIVTTIEGPATWYPAEDYHQDYWDGEGQRNPYCLAVIPPKLAKLKKGFAEKLVS, from the coding sequence GTGGCTGAGGCAATTTTTGCAGGCGGATGTTTCTGGTGCACCGAGGCGGTGTTCAAACAACTGGACGGCGTCCAGTCGGTGGAAAGCGGCTATATCGGCGGAAGCGTTGAAGATCCGGATTACAAGACGGTATGCAGTGGTACGACCGGCCATGCCGAGGCGATCCGCATCGGCTTTGACGCCGATGTAATCGGCTATTCCGACCTGCTCGATATCCACTTTGCGACGCACGATCCGACCCAGCTTAATAGGCAGGGTAACGACATTGGAACGCAGTACCGCTCGGCAATTTTCCCGTTGGATGACGAGCAACGCGCCGAGGCCGAGGCAGCTATCGTTCGCGCCCAAGCCGATTGGCCAACGCCCATAGTCACAACCATCGAAGGGCCTGCGACATGGTATCCGGCAGAGGATTATCACCAGGATTATTGGGACGGCGAAGGGCAGCGTAATCCCTATTGCCTTGCCGTAATCCCGCCCAAGCTCGCGAAGTTGAAAAAGGGTTTTGCAGAAAAGCTGGTGTCATAG